CTTGCTGTAACAGCCACCCCAAACGCACCACTGAAAAACTGTAGCAGCTGAAATAATCCCATGCCGGTGCCAATTTGACGCGCTTCGAGGACACGGGACATTTCGTTTGAAACACTACTGTTTAAAGCAGTAATGCCCAGGCTCATAAGCATGTAAATCAAGAGCACTGCTACAAATGATTCGGCTGCAAAGGAGGCGAATAACACCATTGCCACCAGCGGTATCCATGGCATATAGGAAAGAATCTGCTCGTTGCCCCGATTATCGATCCACTTTCCTATTCGATTAGAAATAATCATGGCAAGCAATGAACCTGGAAAAATAATAAGGCCTGCCGAACTGGCGCTAAGATTGTGCGAATGATGCAGTAGCTGTGGAAGTAAAAACAGGGTCGCAAAGTTACATAAATAAGCGGCAATGCCTACCGCACTCAACAAAAGAAAGCGTCGATGACGAAAAAGAGTCGGCTCCACAAAAGGCTCCTTTACTGTCCGAATGCGCCATACAAACAAAAGTAAAGACACCACACCAATCAAAAACGCGAGCCATACTTGCGTTGTCAAAAACAACAGGACGCATGTCGTTCCCACGCCTATGAAAAGCGCACCCATCACATCAAAACTCCCTTTTACAGGCGTTTCTGCTGGGATTTGTTTGTATACAAAAGGAACAAGAAGTAAAATAATAGCTGTGACTCCAAACAACGTATTCCAGCCTGCAAACTCTACGATGATCCCACCAACAACGGGGCCGAGCCCTAAACCAAGGGAAACCGCCGCCATCACTGCAGCCATCGCCTTTCCCCGCCTTCCTGTTGGAATAAAGCGGCTCACGAGAATCAAGCCTAACGCAGGAATGGCTCCTGCCCCCGCCGCTTGGACGATTCGGACACCCATTAGTACGAAAAACGAGTGGCTGAAGAGACCAACAATGGCAGCCAGACTGACAATCGACATGCTGATGGCAAGCAACCGGCGTATCGGAATAAAATCGGATAGGCGACTATATGTAATCGATGAAATGGCAAAAACGATTGAATACCCGGTAACGAGCCAGCTTGCAGTCGCTTCAGACACAGCAAATTCGGTTGCAATGGATGGCAAAGCAATATTGAACATCATCGTGTTCATCACGACAAACACTAGCGTAATGCTGATCAACAAGGTGACAAGACCTTCATTCATGACAGGCCGTTCAGTGTTTTTTGTAGAAGGCACTTTTGTGCACCTCAATATAGTTTTATAGTTATCGAACTATAGAAATATAGCATGCACTGTGTTACAATGCAACCAACTTTGCTGGACCACGCCTACTATTAAAAAGGGAGTGCTTATTCTGAAACCGCTTCATCACCCTGCCACTTCAACCCTCCAGTTACCAACTGTGCTCTATGCACTAAGCGATTCGATTCGCTTGTCCATTGTATCCAGTTTATCTGACAGGGAAGAATTAGCCTGTGGCAACCTCTCTGTGCCCGTCGGAAAGTCGACCGTCTCACATCACGTAAAAACGTTACGCGAGGCCGGCGTTGTGCACGTTCGAACAGAAGGAACACATCGCTTTATCTCCCTTCGAAGGGAAGACTTAGAGACTCGTTTTCCAGGACTTTTAGCTGCCGTACTGCGAGGCTATGAGCCAGAAAAAAGAGCGTAACAAAACCCACCGCAAGAGAATTTGCAATGGGTTGCAGAATGAATATAATCAATATACTACCCCTGATAGGAAAACGTCGGGCTGCCCTTTACATTTGTTTGCAGGAGAAACACTCCGCCAGCATGAGGATATTTCTCAAGCTGCTCGTCGCTTGTACCTACTCTTGCTGTCGTTATATACAAATCGGAGAGCTGATCGCCACCAAACGCGCATGATGTGACGTTTAATGCGGGAACATCAATGAAATCTAGCTGTTTCTTCTGATTCGGGTCCCAGCGGGAGATGCCACTCCCACCCCAATGAGCAATCCATAGCATACCTTCCTGATCAATCGTCATGCCATCAGGAGATCCTGCGCCTCTTGGCACTGTGATGATGACCTCTTCGTTCGAGATGTCACCAGTCGCTTGGTCGTAAGAGAATTCCACAACCTGCTGCGTTGGCGTGTCGATGTAGTACATTTTCGTCCCATCTGGAGACCATGCTAGGCCGTTGGAGGTACTCACCTGTGAACGCTTTTTCATCACCGTGCCGTCTGTGTCGAGACAATACAAAGCACCTGCCTCTTTTTGACCGTGCAAGTGCATCGTACCAGCCCAAAGGCGGCCAGCAGGGTCACATTTTCCATCATTAAATCGATTGTCAGGCAGATCTTGCTCTGGATCAATCACTGGCGTCACGCCCCCGGTTTCCCAGTCTAAAAGATGAATACCGTTTTGCATGGCGATGATCAAGCCACCCGATGCGACCGGCGCCAGTGTGCCTACCATGTGACTTACCTGAATCTGTTCATCCTTGCCGGTCTTTGGATCGTACTGGTGGACTTTCTTGCCAATGATATCAACCCAATACAGTTTGTTTTCGTTGGCAAACCAGCTTGGGCCTTCACCGAGCTGTGCCTTTGCATCCACTAAGAGCTCCATTTTTGTTTCCCTCCCTCAATCTATGTAAACGCCCTCATTATACCATGGTTTTAAGAGAAAGAGGGTGAACTGGAAGGGGTTTTCGTATACGATGGACATACTCATAGAAAGGAGCACTTCTCATGACAACATATATTGCGTTTCTTCGTGGCATCAATGTTGGCGGACATAAAAAAGTGCCCATGGCAGACCTCAGGAAAGGATTAGAGGGCATGGGACTCGAACATGTGAAAACGTATATTCAAAGCGGCAATGTGGTGTTTACGTCAAATGCAGACAAGGTGTCACTTCGTTCAGACATGGAAGCCCATTGCTTAAAGGTGTTCGGTTTTCATATTGATATTGCCTTAAAAACCCTTAAAGAGCTCCAGGATATAATCTCCAGCTGCCCTTACGATATCAACGATGTACCTGAAGGTGGGAATGTTTATTTCGTCTTGGCAACAGATGAGCTACCTGACACAATGGAAACGGAGCTTGCTACGCGTGCAGATGGAAAAGATGACTATACTTTAACAGGCCATACACTCTTCCTTTTTCTACGGCAAAGCATACGAACCACACCATTGGCAAAAGCAATCAAAACTGATGTGACGACAAGGAACTGGAACACAATGCATAAGCTGCTAGCGCTGGCCGAAGACATAACAGAGTGAGGAGTCATAGATTTTGCTACGATCCTCGGCTCATCTTTATGCACAGTGAGATCCTCGTCTATCACGGCATACATTTCGCCCTACTTACACGCCGACGCGTTGCTGTTGTTGCAATTCCTTGTTCTTTTCTTTAAAACGTTCATTGTGGGAGGACACATACGCTGCTTTTGTCGCCTCTGGATCAATAAACGTTTTGGCCGCATTTGCGGCAAGTCCAGCCTCAACAAAAGCCCCTGCGATCAAACGAAGCTTGCCCTCGTGCAAAGCTGTATCTCCTGCACAAAAAACGCCAGGAAGCTCGGTTTCCATAAATTTGTTGCAATAAATTTGATACTGCGTCATGTCGAGGCCCCACTCCCTAAGCAAGCCGTGATCCCCGTGAACTCCATGATTCACGATGACCTCATCTACAAAAAGCGTTTCCTCTTCTTCGGTGTCGACGTTGGAAATGGTCACAGAATTAATCATTGATCCGTCTGTGCTGTGCAATGTCGTCAATGCATAGGGTGTGAGCACTTCAGCCACTTCCTTCATGTGACGCACGTGACGTTCAAGCCCTCCAAACATATCACGACGGTGAACAATCGTGACGCTTTCAGCGATCGGCGCAATTTCGTTTGCCCAATCAACGGCTGAATCGCCTCCGCCAGAAATAAGCACGCGCTTCCCTTTGAATTGCTCCAGTGAAGTGACCGTATAATGTAAGTTGCTGACTTCGTACTTCTCCGCACCCTCAATCTCTAGCTTTCGCTGCACAAGGACACCTGAACCAGCAGCAATAATGACCGTTTTGCTCTCATGAACTTCTCCTGTTTCTGCGGTCAGACGAATATGTCCATTTTCCAATCGCTCCATATATTGAATGCGTTGCTTGAACACAAAAGTAGGGTCAAAAGTGTTGGCTTGCTGAATCAAATTTTCAACGAGCTGCTCCCCATTTAGTGGGGTCATCCCACCGATATCCCAAATCATTTTCTCTTGATACAGCAATACTTTCCCGCCTAAACGATCATTATGTTCAATAATCTTTGTTTTCATGTCACGCATCCCGCAATAAAACGCGGAGTACAAGCCTGCAGGTCCACCGCCAATTATGGTTACATCATAGAGCTCGGGTTGACTCATTGTGCATTCCCCTCCCTAAGATCATTTGTATTTTTAATTGATCATGATATTCATTCTCAATCAATTGTACCTAATTTCAGTAAAAGGAACAATCTTTTTTTTGATCCTTTAGAATCAGCGCGCAAAAAAGCACCACCTTTTAGGCAGCACTTTAAATACTACGTAATAAAAAATTCTTCCATTGATAAGGGAGTCTGAATCTATGTTCCCCCTAAAAAAGCTCTCCATAAAGCGATTACGAATAAACCAATCACTTTAGAGAGAGCTGTATTAAATGCAATTACTATTCGATCAAGCTACGTTTTTAAGTAGCAAAACCGACATTTCCGTCATGGTTTTCATTCATTTCACCAACAATTTCGGTGAGGATGTCCTCCATTGTCACTAATCCAACTAGATCCCCATGTTCATCCTTCACAACAGCCATATGGGTGCGCGTTTGCTTCATTTTTATGAAGACGTCACGGATAAACATTGACTCCTTAACTCGGGGGATATGATGCAGAAACTGCTCAATTCCACCATTTCGACCCGCTGCAATACTCGTTAACATTTCCTTTGTATTCACAAATCCAATCAATTTGTTGCTTTTCATGACTGGATAACGGGTGTAATCATATTGATTAAGCACTTGAAGGATTTCATCTAAATCCATTTCGGCCTTTAACATGATGACTTGTTCTTTAGGCACCATGATTTCACTTAACGTTCTTCCATCAAATGAAAAAAAGTTTTCTAAATAAGCAAGCTCTGTTTTATTGATTTCTCCGCCCTTATAACTATCAGAAACAATGAGCTTCAGTTCCTCTTCCGAATACACGGTTTCATGCCCTGCTGGTTTAACTCCGAACCAACCGAGGATACGTTGTGATGAACCATTTAATATACGTATAGCTGGTCCCATAATGACACCGAACCAATAAAGCGGTGGGGCTAATAATAACGTCATCTTCTCAGGAAATTGAATCGCTAATGTTTTTGGCGCCAGTTCTCCAATCACTACGTGGAGAAAGGTGACTATCGCAAGTGCGATTGCATAGGAAAGAGCTGTTGCCATCGCATCAGGAACACTGTAGTGTTCAAATACTGGTTGAAGCATTCTTTGCACAGTTGGTTCACCTAACGCCCCTAAGATTAGAGCTGTAATGGTGATTCCTAACTGACACGCCGATAAATAATAATCCAGTTCTTGCGCGACTTTTTTAGCTAAAACGGCCTTCTTGTTCCCTTCAGAAATGAGCTGGTCAATTCGTGACATACGGACTTTAAGAATAGCGAACTCTCCACCAACAAAAAGAGCGGTCATCAAAATAAATACAGCTACAAGAAATAAATTAACGAAAATAATTGGGTCCAATTATTCCCTCTCAACCTGAGAGGGATTCACCTCCATGGTTTGTAATTGCTTATTACGCTTGCTCTAGACGAGTTTTATCAGCGTGTTGATAAAACTTTACTTTTTTAATTTGAAGGTTATCTACTTCAAACACCGACCATATATGTTCTTCAAGTTGAACATCCGTCTTTTGTTTGGTGCCATCAATAACCTGGGTCTTGTATTGCAACCAGCCACCGATCGTATCAATATTCTCAGGGCCATCAAATTCCAGTCCAAATTGCTCTTCCAAATCATCTAGTAAGACACGACCATTAATGACATACTCACCGGTTCCTACCTTTTCAATATCCGCTTCTTCATCTTCATCAAACTCATCGCGAATTTCACCGACTAATTCTTCAATGACCTCTTCCATTGTGACGATACCTGATGTCCCACCGTATTCATCTATAACAACAGCCATATGGACTTTCTCCTGTTGCATTTTCTGCATCGCGTCTTGAATACGAGTTGCTTCTAAAATAAAGGGAAGGTCGCGCATATACGTTCCCATATCTACATCTTGACCGGCAACAATGGCTTGAAGCATTTTTTTTGCGTTGACCACACCAATGATTCTATCCTTGTCTCCACCTTCAATGACCGGGTATCTCGTATAGTTATGTTCATCGACTACCGCGACGAGCTCTTCCTTTGTCATATCTTGATGGACCGTTACTATCTCTGTTCGTGGAAGCATGATGTCTTTTGCTACATGTTCATCAAAAGAAAAAACATTTTCCATATATTGCAGATCTTCTCTGTCGATTTCTCCACCCTGATAGCTTTGGGTCATAATAATTTTTAATTCTTCCTCTGTATAGGATTGATCATGTCCCATTGGTTTGACACCAAACATTCTTAACAAAATTTGCGAAGCACCGTTTAACGTCAAGATAAAAGGAAACATAATTTTCCCAAACCAATACAAGGGACTGGCCAACAGAAGTGTCATCTTTTCTGAAAACTGGATGGCCAAGGTCTTCGGGGCCATTTCGCCAATGACCACGTGCAAATACGTCACGAGCATAAAAGCTAAAGCATACGAAATAACTGAAGATAACGATTCTGAAACATTGAAAAAGTCAAAAACAGGATACAAGATGCTGCTTACAGCCGGTTTACCAAGGGCTCCAAGACCTAAAGCTGTCACAGTAATACCTAGCTGACAGGCTGATAAATAGTAGTCTAGATTTTGAGTTACTTTTTTGGCCACAACTGCTTTTTTATTTCCCTCTGCGATTAATTGTTCAATCCTCGAACTACGAATCTTTACAACCGCAAACTCAGAAGCAACAAAGAAAGCCGTTAGTGCTAGTAAAATGACAAGCAGAACAAGATTAGCTATTGTAATTAAATCCAATTATTTCCCTCCAGTGAGGGATTCACCTCCACAAGTTTTGAATAATACACTTACTTTCAAGTCCATTTCTCTTTAGTAGGAGATAAGATTTTACAATAGCACATTCTGTCTTTAAGCCATCCTCTTACGTAGTAGCACATTCCTTATAGGAAAGATGAAGGGATGAACAGAAAGAATGGTATTGTTTCTTCTCATATGAACTTTTGGAACGGAGCTTACTTCTTCCAAGTAACGAGTGTGCAATAACGCCTTCCCAATGTTAGTCCCCCCAGTCTTTTTAACATTTTGTTATTGTATTACTGTCCAGAGATTCAAAGAAAGATCGCACCGAATATTAGGAGCCCTTCCCACTGGAACAGTATTAGAGAAAAGTATACAGAATTTAATAAGCAAAAAAAAGAGATTCGTTAACTCTGACACATAAAATTTACAAAACTTTAATACAACATTTCTTATTTCGTCAAGAATGGAGCTTCTGAGGAACTCATTTCGAATAAATACATCAAAGGGACCACTCGTTTTTTTTATATTGTCGGCTAAGGGGATTCACCCAAAGCCACTTAGTTGAGTGCTTTTCCAATAAAATAAATCACTATTTCCGTGTGTCTACTCGTTACAACAAGTTGGGCAAGTCTTTCCTAGCGTTTGTTTACGTCGCTGCTATTTTCAAATTAAACGTGATGAGTTTTCAGACACATCCTAGAAATAACGCGCACCAAAAAAGTGCTACCTTTTAGGCAGCACTTTATAACTCATTATTTTTTTCGTGGCAGACGAAACGCGTTGTCCATTGTATCAAATCCTAAGTGAGGGTAATATGTCATGGCGATAGGCGTAGAGTACAAATCGACTGCTGCCTCTTCACCGACTGCCTGCTTGACATGCTCCAGAAGTTGCCTGCCGACCCCTTTTCCCTGTGCTTCTTTCGAAACCGCAAGACAGGAAACAAAACAGCTGTAACTGAAATCTGTTAAACAACGTGCAACGCCAATCAATTCCCCATTAATTCTTGCGGAAACGACCAAGTTGGCATTAGCCAGCATACGAGCAAGACGTTCCGGGTCATCCACAGGACGTTTCATTCCTGACGATGCATACACACGGCTCAGCTCTCCTGCCTCCACGTTGCCATTTATTTCATAGGTGACCTCCATCGCCGTTCATCCCCTTGTTTCAGTTGAATGTGATATAGTCTGCCATATTTTATGGGACGATTCAAGCTTTTTTAGTAATAAGGAGAGATCAGCACGTACACAAGGACACCCGTAAGACTTACATAAAGCCATAGAGGCATCGTCCAACGAGCAATTTTACGATGCTTTGGGTAGTCCATGTTCCATGCTCTGGTCACGGTAATGAGCACAAGCGGGACAATCGCCGCCGCAAGAACAATGTGCGAAATTAAAATAAAATAGTAAATATACGCTAGCCATTGTGGGCCACCAAACGAGGTGGATTCCGCTAGAAAATGATAGGTCACATACGTCATAAGAAAAAGCGATGTACTACCGAAGGCGGCATAAATAAAACCACGGTGGACGTTCACTTTCTTCTTTATGATAGCAATGAACGCAATCAGCAGAAAGACAAATGTGAAGCTGTTAAAAATGGCATTGAGCATCGGCAGTACATGCATATCAAAAGGCACGTCACCTTGATATCCAGGCATTCCTGAGAGCACAAGGACTAATACGTTAATGACGATCGAAACCGTAATGATAAATGGCTTATAATTTCTTTTTCTAGGTGTGACCGTTTGATCCTGCATTGGTTGATAGAGCCCCTTTCCAATCGTAACTTTCTCCTCCATCTTAGCATACAGAGTTCTTTCCCAAAGCCCTGAACTATGAATGGAATGTGTCTTTTTAGCATGGGCAGATTGACTGAATAGCAAACCTGTAAAGGTGTGGTCACGACAAAAAGCCACTAAATGGAGGGGAATGGTTATTTTCCCTCTCATTCATGGCTTCATAAACGCTCGCTTTGTTCAATACGCATTACGCATGTTTAATTCAAGTTGGTTTTTGCACACTTACCATGCATACGCTTCTGGTGCTCTTCCACCTGGACCTGGGAAAATGTCGTCCAACTTGACCAGTACTTCATCACTTAATTCAATTTCAGTCACACGCAGCGTGTTTTCTAGCTGCTCGATGCTTCTTGGACCGATGATAGGCCCAGTCATTCCAGGGCGTGTTAATGTCCAAGCCAGGGCAACATCTGCTTCTTTTTCCCCAATCTCCTTACACAGGGCCGAAAATGCCTCCAGTTTACTGCGATGCTTTTCTATACCCTCTTGATTTCTGGCAGTACGCTTCCCTGGAGATGAGGTAAGGGCACTCCCTCCGAGAAGACCACCATCCAATGGACTCCATGCGATGACACCAATGCCAAGGTCTTCTGCTGCGGGGAGCACCTCCAGCTCAGGAAGGCGGTTTAACAGGCTAAACTTGTGCTGCTCACTTACCAAACCAAGAAAATGGCGCGCCTGTGCGGCAGCCTGTGCTTTAACAAGATGCCAGCCTGCAAAGTTGCTAGAGCCTATATAGTCGATTTTGCCCGCATTGACTTCACGTTCAAAAGTGCCCCAAAGCTCGTCCCATGAGACGTTACGTGCGATGTGGTGCATTTGGTATAGATCAATATGATCCGTTTGTAAACGCTTTAATGAAGCTTCTAAATGACGGCGTATTTTATACGTTGATAAGCCACGCTCATTGTTCGGTCCTTCATTCTCTTCGTTCATTTTGCCAAACACCTTTGTCGCTAAAATGACCTTCTCGCGGCGACCTCCACCTTGAGCAAACCAACGCCCAATGATTTCCTCCGTCCTGCCAGGGTTTTCCCGACCATACACGTTGGCCGTGTCAAAAAAATTGATCCCTGCATCCACAGCCGCATCCATGATGGCAAACGATTCTTTTTCATCTGTTTCTACACCAAAATTCATCGTGCCAAGACATAAGCGACTAACCTTCATTCCCGTTCTTCCAAGAGTAGCGTATTTCATGTACCTTCCTCCATTCTATGTAGTATCGTCCTATTTTCAATATAGACATTCGCTTCGAAATGTTCAAAATATATGCTTTGAAAAAAACCATCCCCTTAGCAAGGGAAACATAGTTTTTAGAAGTCTAAGCTAGGGCTCCGACTTCACCCACTATAAAGAACAGCGTATCTACCAATTGGGTGAACAAAAACAATCAAAAGCAAAAGCGCAAAATAGTACGTTTTATTGTTAAGTTACTCTCACTTCCTATTCTTGTTCATCCAATCCACAGAAAAATCAACAATATTTTTTTGAGGCATCAAAAAACTTTCAGCTTCCCCTATCGATCCTTTCTTGACCAAACCGGTAGCAGAATTGAATTCATTAAAAATCTGGCCAAAGTCATCAGATTCATTATTAATATCATTATACGTACTCCATTGCTCTCTTCCCTCTATCAAAAGTTTCACACCCCAGACTTTCGGTTGAATGTACGTGTTCTTCTGACTGTACTCTGCCAGATGCAATGACGTATTCGAATTCGTAGGAGCTCCAATAAATAAAATATAGCCCTCTAAATCATAAATTTTCCCTAACGGAGAATCTTTATTTAATGCATAATTCAAATCATGATTTCCGATTATCCTTTTGGCATCTTTTCCCCAGGCAGAAAATGAGACATGCGGATGTGAACTCCTTAGTACTCCATTCTGTTTACGGAATAGTTCAGGAATAATACCCATATATGACGTTGGTGTCAGGTCAGGGTAATATATCGGCAAATTATCTTTAATGATTCTTATTTCGTCCTCACTCAAATTATCGTTATTCTCCGTTGGCTCACACAAATGTTCAGTTTGAGTGGGCATAACAAGATTTCCTTCCACTCCTACTGCCTCTTCTAAAGCTAAAATTACACTAACAGGTCCTCCTACTACATCTCCTAAGGACTTTAATGAAGAATGAACAATTAAAGTCATCCCCTTTTTGACGCCTAACTGTTCCAAATCACTTATCATTGATTTTTTAGTTTGTAATGTCATCTTCCACACCTTCAAATGTAAGAATTTATATTCCTCATCTATTCCATCCCAAACAAAAACCCCTTCTCTATCATTTTATAGAAAAGAATACTCAATAACACTACATCTCTTTTTTTTACTCTAATCCGATTGGAATATCATGCAGTTTGAAATACTAATCCATTCAAGCGCATAAGGGGAACATGAACCCATCTAGCGTGTGGTATTCATTCTGCAATTTACTTAAGAATTTGATCAAGCATTATTTTTCGATTTTTATTCGAATTATATTGAATAAATTATTCTATTATTATAGAATTATTAACAACACAAAACACTGAGGAGGTCTTTTTTTATGAAGTATCTTTATTCCCCACAACCAACCGAGTCCATTACCTTAGAAGTAGAATGGTCACCGGTTTGGGAAATGATTCTTGGTATTGCAGGATACACTTATGAAAACCTAAGACACACGTTTGATATGGATAAAGCATGGGAGTCCTACCTAGTCTCAATGTCACCGATACTCGTAGAGCGTTTGAAGGAAATACAAGAAACGAATTTATGGTTCGGGCTTATAATGCTTCAGAATGAGCATCCAGCATCGTCTGTTCAAGAGTTTTCGAATCTACTTTATGAAATTGAGGTGGATGATTTTTACGAGATGCTTCTCCCATACAAAGATCGAGAGACTGAGGCAAAAAGAAAACAAACGTCGAAACATCATGATAAAAAAGAAATGTTTGAGACGTATGCCTCGTGTTTTGAAACACATGAATATTTAGGCGGATATGTACGTAGCCTTGGTCATTATTCATATCGAGACATTTGCGTTTTATTCACAACGACGCTTCAAGAGTGGGAAAATTGGATAAGCCAACATCCGGACTGGAAACAATGGCTCCAGGCCCTTACATATGAAAGCAAGCGACATCGGTCAGTGGATCTCACTAAACCGATTGAAGCCATCGAAAGAATTACAGGTGGCGTTCAATATTACCCCGAGCCTTCTATTTGGACTGTAAAATTAATCCCACATGCCTCCTATCGACCTTGGGTATTAGAAAACCGCACAGCGAATACAAAGCTTTTCTTTTACCCCTTGAACGAAGACTATTTAATAGAACCAGGAGTGCCTCCTACAGCTTTAGTTCGGAGTCATAAGGCATTAGGAGATGAACTCCGATTGAGGTTGCTTTACCAGCTTGTCAAAGGTCCTTTATCGCTTCAAGAGTTGAGCGTACAGTTCAGTATATCTAAAACCACACTCCACCATCAGCTTTCAATCTTAAAAGCAGCAAAGTTTGTTCGCGCTGAAAAAGGG
This portion of the Aureibacillus halotolerans genome encodes:
- a CDS encoding aminoglycoside N(3)-acetyltransferase produces the protein MTLQTKKSMISDLEQLGVKKGMTLIVHSSLKSLGDVVGGPVSVILALEEAVGVEGNLVMPTQTEHLCEPTENNDNLSEDEIRIIKDNLPIYYPDLTPTSYMGIIPELFRKQNGVLRSSHPHVSFSAWGKDAKRIIGNHDLNYALNKDSPLGKIYDLEGYILFIGAPTNSNTSLHLAEYSQKNTYIQPKVWGVKLLIEGREQWSTYNDINNESDDFGQIFNEFNSATGLVKKGSIGEAESFLMPQKNIVDFSVDWMNKNRK
- a CDS encoding ArsR/SmtB family transcription factor; this translates as MKYLYSPQPTESITLEVEWSPVWEMILGIAGYTYENLRHTFDMDKAWESYLVSMSPILVERLKEIQETNLWFGLIMLQNEHPASSVQEFSNLLYEIEVDDFYEMLLPYKDRETEAKRKQTSKHHDKKEMFETYASCFETHEYLGGYVRSLGHYSYRDICVLFTTTLQEWENWISQHPDWKQWLQALTYESKRHRSVDLTKPIEAIERITGGVQYYPEPSIWTVKLIPHASYRPWVLENRTANTKLFFYPLNEDYLIEPGVPPTALVRSHKALGDELRLRLLYQLVKGPLSLQELSVQFSISKTTLHHQLSILKAAKFVRAEKGVYSLNPTQIHSFSAGLPKYLGLHE